The following proteins come from a genomic window of Corynebacterium hansenii:
- a CDS encoding acyl-CoA dehydrogenase family protein yields MTDVNTADLPAEYRELQTVVREFANEVVDPVAYEHDRNHTFPYEVVAQMGEMGLFGLPFSEEYGGMGGDYLSLGIALEELAKVDQSVAITLEAGVGLGASPIYHFGNEEQKQKWLPDLTAGKALAGFGLTEPDAGSDAGATRTVAREDGGDFVINGSKQFITNSGTDITSLVTVTAVTGEKENGKKEISTIIVPADSEGFVAEPAYDKVGWNASDTHPLTFTDVRVPQENLLGTRGRGFANFLSTLAEGRVAIAALATGAAQGCVDESVKYAKERHSMGRAIAEYQAISFKIARMEARAHAARMAWYDAAAKMVKGKEFRREAYIAKLISSEAAMDNARDATQIHGGYGFMNEYRVSRHYRDSKILEIGEGTTEVQLMLIARGLGL; encoded by the coding sequence ATGACCGACGTCAACACCGCCGATCTGCCCGCCGAATACCGCGAGCTGCAGACCGTCGTCCGCGAGTTCGCCAACGAGGTCGTCGACCCCGTCGCCTACGAGCACGACCGCAACCACACGTTCCCCTACGAGGTCGTCGCGCAGATGGGCGAGATGGGCCTGTTCGGCCTGCCCTTCTCCGAGGAGTACGGCGGCATGGGCGGCGATTATCTTTCGCTGGGCATCGCCCTGGAGGAGCTGGCCAAGGTCGACCAGTCGGTCGCGATCACCCTGGAGGCCGGCGTGGGCCTCGGCGCCTCGCCGATCTACCACTTCGGCAACGAGGAGCAGAAGCAAAAGTGGCTGCCGGACCTCACCGCGGGCAAGGCGCTGGCGGGCTTCGGCCTCACGGAGCCCGACGCCGGCTCCGACGCGGGCGCCACCCGCACCGTCGCGCGCGAGGACGGCGGGGACTTCGTCATCAACGGCTCGAAGCAGTTCATCACCAACTCCGGCACGGACATCACTTCGCTGGTCACCGTCACCGCCGTCACCGGCGAGAAGGAGAACGGCAAGAAGGAGATCTCCACGATCATCGTGCCCGCCGACTCCGAGGGCTTCGTCGCCGAGCCGGCGTACGACAAGGTCGGCTGGAACGCCTCCGACACGCACCCGCTGACCTTCACCGACGTCCGCGTCCCGCAGGAGAACCTGCTGGGCACCCGCGGCCGCGGCTTCGCGAACTTCCTGTCCACCCTGGCCGAGGGCCGCGTCGCCATCGCCGCGCTGGCCACCGGCGCCGCGCAGGGCTGCGTCGACGAGTCGGTGAAGTACGCCAAGGAGCGCCACTCGATGGGCCGCGCGATCGCCGAGTACCAGGCGATCTCGTTCAAGATCGCCCGCATGGAGGCCCGCGCCCACGCCGCCCGCATGGCCTGGTACGACGCCGCAGCGAAGATGGTGAAGGGCAAGGAGTTCCGCCGCGAGGCGTACATCGCCAAGCTCATCTCCTCCGAGGCCGCGATGGACAACGCCCGTGACGCCACGCAGATCCACGGCGGCTACGGCTTCATGAACGAGTACCGCGTCTCGCGCCACTACCGCGACTCCAAGATCCTGGAGATCGGCGAGGGCACCACCGAGGTGCAGCTGATGCTGATCGCCCGCGGACTGGGCCTGTAG
- a CDS encoding AMP-dependent synthetase/ligase: MNNPQNDLSPPPVSTIGLPKARSGAGTGWSIDGYATPADEPIDREVLDNPAPSVGAMVLRRAAATPDRTAWRFRDADDEWTSVTWEGFRRIVEEQSAGLLAAGLAKGDAAALISGTGMHWVNSDMALMSIGVNSVAIYPTSVPGDIEFIINDSGSRMVIAEDGGQVAKLLDIRDAIPNVEHVYVIDPGWSAQTQAVNAPGGLTAEDILDWVSPLSDLMAQGRELLDHEPHVVRRAIDGITPDTIATFQYTSGTTGKPKGAIITHGAWMNNVAAVTSTPNIYETDVHFLWLPLAHLMGRFLLYVSINTGITTAIDGRIDKIVENLQEIKPTVMGGAPRIFEKAYSAIHAQFEGNGVKAKLGKVSMRLAMEATELRLAGKEVPGWLKFRLGIADKVVLSKIRAALGGNVRMFISGSAPINQDITKWYLSVGMPIAEGFGLTEGCITHITRLEAYRIGTIGWPFPGVEDRIAEDGELLLKSPWNMNGYHNREDATAESLPGDGFLRTGDIARKDDRGFVYITDRKKSLYKSSNGKYIAPAAIESEFKGLCPLAMELVTYGEGKKFMVGMVVLEEKATRDWCERNGGAPATFAEMTRDPRVVALVQASLGRLNEGLNSWEQVKRFRILDRELTVEADELTPSLKLRRKHVHSEMKDMFEELYSDPLPKGCHDSAGVKWVSFEQPALQEHPVLAEGSDIPLPPTRHRRGRRP, encoded by the coding sequence ATGAACAACCCGCAGAACGACCTCAGCCCCCCGCCCGTCAGCACCATCGGCCTGCCGAAGGCGCGGTCCGGCGCCGGCACCGGATGGTCGATCGACGGGTACGCCACGCCCGCCGACGAACCCATCGACCGCGAGGTCCTGGACAACCCGGCCCCCAGCGTCGGCGCGATGGTCCTGCGCCGCGCGGCCGCCACCCCGGATCGCACCGCCTGGCGGTTCCGCGACGCCGACGACGAATGGACCTCCGTCACCTGGGAAGGGTTCCGGCGCATCGTCGAGGAACAGTCGGCGGGGCTCCTCGCCGCGGGCCTGGCCAAAGGCGACGCCGCCGCGCTCATCTCCGGCACCGGCATGCACTGGGTCAACTCGGACATGGCGCTGATGTCCATCGGCGTCAACTCCGTGGCCATCTACCCGACGTCGGTGCCCGGCGACATCGAGTTCATCATCAACGACTCCGGCTCGCGCATGGTCATCGCCGAAGACGGCGGGCAGGTGGCCAAGCTGCTGGACATCCGCGATGCGATCCCGAACGTCGAGCACGTCTACGTCATCGACCCGGGCTGGTCCGCGCAGACGCAGGCCGTCAACGCCCCGGGCGGGCTCACCGCCGAGGACATCCTCGACTGGGTGTCGCCGCTGTCCGACCTGATGGCGCAGGGCCGCGAGCTGCTCGACCACGAGCCCCACGTGGTCCGGCGCGCCATCGACGGCATCACCCCCGACACCATCGCCACCTTCCAGTACACGTCCGGCACCACGGGCAAGCCGAAGGGCGCGATCATCACCCACGGCGCGTGGATGAACAACGTCGCCGCCGTGACGTCGACGCCGAACATCTACGAAACCGACGTCCACTTCCTGTGGCTGCCGCTCGCGCACCTGATGGGGCGGTTCCTGCTGTACGTGTCCATCAACACGGGCATCACCACCGCCATCGACGGGCGCATCGACAAGATCGTGGAGAACCTCCAGGAGATCAAGCCGACCGTCATGGGCGGCGCGCCCCGCATCTTCGAGAAGGCCTACTCCGCCATCCACGCCCAGTTCGAGGGCAACGGAGTCAAGGCCAAGCTGGGCAAGGTCAGCATGCGGCTGGCCATGGAGGCCACCGAGCTGCGGCTGGCCGGCAAGGAGGTGCCGGGGTGGCTGAAATTCCGCCTGGGCATCGCCGACAAGGTCGTGCTGTCGAAGATCCGGGCGGCCCTCGGCGGGAACGTGCGCATGTTCATCTCCGGCTCGGCGCCGATCAACCAGGACATCACCAAGTGGTACCTGTCGGTCGGCATGCCCATCGCCGAAGGGTTCGGCCTCACCGAGGGCTGCATCACCCACATCACGCGGCTGGAGGCCTACCGCATCGGCACCATCGGCTGGCCGTTCCCCGGCGTGGAGGACAGGATCGCCGAGGACGGCGAGCTGCTGCTGAAGAGCCCGTGGAACATGAACGGCTACCACAACCGGGAGGACGCGACCGCCGAGTCGCTGCCCGGCGACGGCTTCCTGCGCACCGGCGACATCGCCCGCAAGGACGACCGCGGCTTCGTCTACATCACGGACCGCAAGAAGTCCCTGTACAAGTCCTCCAACGGCAAGTACATCGCGCCGGCGGCGATCGAGTCGGAATTCAAGGGCCTGTGCCCCCTCGCCATGGAGCTGGTGACCTACGGCGAGGGCAAGAAGTTCATGGTCGGCATGGTCGTGCTCGAGGAAAAGGCCACCCGCGATTGGTGCGAACGCAACGGCGGCGCCCCGGCGACCTTCGCCGAGATGACGCGCGACCCGCGGGTCGTGGCGCTGGTGCAGGCGTCGCTCGGCCGCCTCAACGAGGGCCTCAACTCGTGGGAGCAGGTCAAGCGCTTCCGCATCCTCGACCGCGAGCTCACCGTCGAGGCCGACGAGCTCACGCCGAGCCTGAAGCTGCGCCGCAAGCACGTCCACTCGGAGATGAAGGACATGTTCGAGGAGCTCTACTCGGATCCGCTGCCGAAGGGCTGCCACGACTCCGCGGGCGTGAAGTGGGTCAGCTTCGAGCAGCCGGCGCTGCAGGAGCATCCGGTGCTGGCCGAGGGCTCGGATATCCCGCTGCCCCCGACCCGGCACCGCAGGGGCCGCCGCCCCTAG
- a CDS encoding acetyl-CoA carboxylase biotin carboxylase subunit → MTTATATTAPGAETINTVLVANRGEIACRVIRTLREQGVRSVAVYSDADADAPHVRLADVAVHIGPSPARESYLVIDRILDAARRTGAQAIHPGYGFLSENAAFARACEDAGIIFMGPPASAIETMGDKISARATVEKRDVPTVPGISRPGLTDEELIDAAPGIGFPVLIKPSAGGGGKGMHRVERIEDLPDALVTARREAAGAFGDDSLFIEHFVDTPRHIEVQVLADAHGNVIHLGERECSLQRRHQKVIEEAPSPLLDETVRARIGEAACDAARSCGYVGAGTVEFIVPAADPDKFYFMEMNTRLQVEHPVTEEVTGLDLVALQLAIARGAELPITQDDVTMTGHSIEARVYAEDPAAGFLPTGGTVTRVVEPSGPGVRVDSGIADGAEVTSLYDPMLMKVIVHGADRAEALDRLVRALANTVVAGVGVNVDFCRYLLAVPEVASGDLDTGLLDRVAGDYADFEVPDQALVAAAMAWLAGRWPEGPASPWAVPDAWRSGRPGTQRLRLGTTNGSRLIAVSGTPSGATVTVDARVAGISEPAEGEDAPEPRDHSSAIHRDGDLWRVDCDGIARHWQVETVASRRGTDVIVSSDEGTWVLHRENVVRSAADDDGSGDGTLSSPMPGTVIALSAADGDRVEAGDPVLVVEAMKMEHTLRAPAAGVVEYHVAEGAQVSSEIALATVTPDED, encoded by the coding sequence ATGACCACCGCCACCGCCACCACCGCCCCCGGCGCGGAGACCATCAACACGGTGCTCGTCGCCAACCGCGGCGAGATCGCCTGCCGCGTGATCCGCACCCTTCGCGAACAGGGGGTCCGCTCCGTCGCCGTTTATTCCGACGCCGACGCCGACGCCCCCCACGTCCGCCTGGCCGACGTCGCCGTCCACATCGGCCCGTCGCCGGCGCGGGAGTCCTACCTGGTCATCGACCGCATCCTGGATGCGGCCCGCCGCACCGGCGCGCAGGCCATCCACCCCGGCTACGGCTTCCTGTCCGAGAACGCGGCGTTCGCCCGCGCCTGCGAGGATGCCGGCATCATCTTCATGGGGCCGCCCGCCTCGGCGATCGAGACGATGGGCGACAAGATCTCCGCGCGGGCGACCGTCGAAAAGCGCGACGTGCCCACCGTGCCCGGCATCTCCCGCCCCGGCCTGACGGACGAGGAGCTCATCGACGCCGCGCCGGGCATCGGGTTCCCGGTGCTGATCAAGCCGTCCGCCGGCGGCGGCGGCAAGGGCATGCACCGCGTCGAGCGCATCGAGGACCTGCCCGACGCGCTGGTCACCGCCCGCCGCGAGGCCGCCGGCGCCTTCGGCGACGATTCGCTGTTCATCGAGCACTTCGTGGACACCCCGCGCCACATCGAGGTGCAGGTGCTGGCGGATGCGCACGGCAACGTCATCCACCTCGGCGAGCGCGAGTGCTCGCTGCAGCGCCGGCACCAGAAGGTCATCGAGGAGGCGCCGAGCCCGCTTCTCGACGAAACCGTCCGCGCCCGGATCGGCGAGGCGGCCTGCGACGCCGCCCGCTCCTGCGGTTACGTCGGCGCCGGCACCGTCGAGTTCATCGTCCCCGCCGCCGACCCGGACAAGTTCTACTTCATGGAGATGAACACCCGCCTCCAGGTCGAGCACCCCGTCACCGAGGAGGTCACCGGTCTGGACCTGGTGGCCCTGCAGCTGGCCATCGCCCGCGGGGCGGAGCTGCCCATCACGCAGGACGACGTCACCATGACCGGCCACTCCATCGAGGCCCGCGTCTACGCCGAGGACCCGGCCGCCGGATTCCTGCCCACCGGCGGCACCGTCACCCGCGTGGTCGAGCCCTCCGGCCCGGGCGTGCGCGTCGACTCCGGCATCGCCGACGGCGCCGAGGTCACGTCCCTGTACGACCCGATGCTGATGAAGGTCATCGTCCACGGCGCCGACCGCGCCGAGGCCCTCGACCGGCTGGTCCGGGCGCTGGCCAACACCGTCGTCGCCGGCGTCGGCGTCAACGTCGACTTCTGCCGCTACCTGCTCGCGGTGCCCGAGGTGGCCTCCGGCGACCTGGACACCGGCCTGCTCGACCGGGTCGCCGGGGACTACGCCGACTTCGAGGTGCCCGACCAGGCCCTGGTCGCCGCCGCCATGGCGTGGCTGGCCGGCCGCTGGCCCGAGGGCCCGGCCTCGCCGTGGGCCGTGCCGGACGCCTGGCGCTCCGGCCGGCCGGGCACCCAGCGCCTGCGCCTGGGCACCACCAACGGCTCCCGCCTCATCGCGGTGTCCGGCACCCCCTCCGGCGCGACGGTCACCGTCGACGCGCGGGTCGCGGGCATCAGCGAACCCGCCGAAGGCGAAGACGCCCCCGAGCCCCGCGACCACTCCTCGGCCATCCACCGCGACGGCGACCTGTGGCGCGTCGACTGCGACGGCATCGCCCGCCACTGGCAGGTGGAGACCGTGGCCAGCCGGCGCGGCACCGACGTCATCGTCTCCTCCGACGAGGGCACCTGGGTGCTGCACCGCGAAAACGTGGTCCGCTCCGCCGCCGACGACGACGGCTCCGGCGACGGCACGCTGAGCTCGCCCATGCCGGGCACGGTCATCGCGCTGTCCGCGGCCGACGGCGACCGCGTCGAAGCCGGCGACCCGGTCCTGGTCGTGGAGGCCATGAAGATGGAGCACACGCTCCGCGCCCCCGCCGCCGGCGTCGTCGAATACCACGTCGCCGAAGGCGCCCAGGTCTCCTCCGAAATCGCCCTGGCCACCGTCACGCCCGACGAAGACTGA
- a CDS encoding carboxyl transferase domain-containing protein, with translation MSDPTNREKHEALVADLRDLLARTAEGGPEKARRRHVDRGKLLPRQRITELLDPGSPFLEVAPIAAHDMYGGKVPAAGVVAGIGLVEGRRCMIVANDATVSGGTYYPMTVKKHLRAQEIADANRLPCIYLVDSGGAMLLNQDEVFPDRDHFGRIFYNQANLSKKGIPQISAVLGSCTAGGAYVPAMSDEAVIVKEQGTIFLAGPPLVKAATGEDVTPEELGGGDLHSKTSGVTDHLALDDADALHRVRAIVDTLPLADDAPWEVRETRDPLREQTDLYDIVPVDARQPYDVREVIETIVDAGEYREFKAEFGTTLVTAFARIHGHPVGIIANNGILFAESAQKGAHFIELCDQRGIPLVFLQNTTGFMVGREYEAGGIAKHGAKMVNAVATTRVPKFTVVIGGAFGAGNYSMCGRAYSPRFLWMWPNARVAVMGGPQAAMTLSTVRRNQIERSGGEWSAEEQEAFEAPVREQFEEQSHCYYSSARLWDDGVIDPADTRRILGLALEVAGGAPLDDAGYGVFRM, from the coding sequence ATGTCGGACCCCACCAACCGCGAGAAGCACGAGGCCCTGGTCGCGGATCTGCGCGACCTGCTCGCCCGCACCGCCGAGGGCGGCCCCGAGAAGGCGCGCCGGCGCCACGTGGACCGCGGCAAGCTGCTCCCGCGCCAGCGCATCACCGAGCTGCTGGACCCGGGCAGCCCCTTCCTCGAGGTCGCGCCGATCGCCGCGCACGACATGTACGGGGGCAAGGTCCCGGCGGCGGGCGTCGTCGCGGGCATCGGGCTCGTGGAGGGCCGCCGCTGCATGATCGTGGCCAACGACGCCACGGTCTCCGGCGGCACCTACTACCCGATGACGGTGAAGAAGCACCTCCGCGCGCAGGAGATCGCCGACGCCAACCGCCTGCCCTGCATCTACCTGGTCGATTCCGGCGGCGCGATGCTGCTCAACCAGGACGAGGTCTTCCCGGACCGCGACCACTTCGGCCGCATCTTCTATAACCAGGCGAACCTGTCCAAGAAGGGCATCCCGCAGATCTCGGCGGTCCTGGGCTCCTGCACGGCGGGCGGCGCGTACGTCCCGGCGATGTCCGACGAGGCGGTGATCGTCAAGGAGCAGGGCACCATCTTCCTGGCGGGCCCGCCGCTGGTGAAGGCGGCGACCGGCGAGGACGTCACGCCCGAGGAGCTCGGCGGCGGCGATCTGCACTCCAAGACCTCCGGCGTCACCGACCACCTCGCGTTGGACGACGCGGATGCGCTGCACCGCGTCCGCGCGATCGTCGACACGCTTCCGCTTGCCGACGACGCACCGTGGGAGGTCCGCGAGACCCGGGATCCGCTGCGCGAGCAGACCGACCTCTACGACATCGTGCCCGTCGACGCCCGACAGCCCTACGACGTCCGCGAGGTCATCGAGACCATCGTCGACGCCGGCGAGTACCGCGAGTTCAAGGCGGAGTTCGGCACCACGCTGGTCACCGCCTTCGCCCGCATCCACGGCCACCCGGTCGGCATCATCGCCAACAACGGCATCCTCTTCGCGGAGTCCGCGCAGAAGGGCGCGCACTTCATCGAGCTGTGCGACCAGCGCGGCATCCCCCTGGTGTTCCTGCAGAACACCACGGGCTTCATGGTCGGCCGCGAGTACGAGGCCGGGGGCATCGCCAAGCACGGCGCGAAGATGGTCAACGCGGTGGCCACCACCCGCGTGCCCAAGTTCACCGTGGTCATCGGCGGCGCGTTCGGCGCCGGCAACTACTCGATGTGCGGCCGCGCGTACTCGCCCCGCTTCCTGTGGATGTGGCCCAACGCCCGCGTCGCCGTGATGGGCGGCCCCCAGGCGGCCATGACCCTGTCGACGGTCCGCCGCAACCAGATCGAGCGCTCCGGCGGCGAATGGTCGGCCGAGGAGCAGGAGGCCTTCGAGGCCCCCGTCCGCGAGCAGTTCGAGGAGCAGTCGCACTGCTACTACTCGTCGGCCCGCCTGTGGGACGACGGCGTCATCGATCCCGCGGACACCCGCCGCATCCTCGGCCTGGCCCTCGAGGTCGCCGGCGGCGCCCCGCTCGACGATGCCGGCTACGGCGTCTTCCGCATGTAA